The following coding sequences lie in one Syngnathoides biaculeatus isolate LvHL_M chromosome 16, ASM1980259v1, whole genome shotgun sequence genomic window:
- the si:ch211-256e16.3 gene encoding kelch-like protein 20, whose amino-acid sequence MSELVAANSLSGTIREEAVAPAASASSGDDYLFVEARHPNTVLQGLNSLRLYKTFCDVTLCCGGQEFPCHRLVLASFSSYFQTMFTTDLKEAKQDRVAINGLEPQMVSMLVSYAYTSEVFISKANVQALLAAANLLDVMAVREACCRFMERQMDVMNCVGIHCFAEAHSCKLLEKRSMDYILEHFSDVCQQEEFLTLCADKLTEILASDHLNVSREELVFEAALLWLNKCPTRKQSFDKVLEHVRLPLVSPYYLHDMIESLDVVKENRGCQRLISEAKDYMLLKDRRRELFSSRMRPRRSTGTSEVIIAVGGEDDKVVLRSVESFDPVTNKWRDHACLPFAVSKHGLVVSDSILYLAGGEFPDGSASREVWRYDTCFDTWMEMAPMNTSRAELGMVMLDGFVYAVGGWEGRSRLASVECYNPHTNSWQFTGSVKMAVTSPAVVALDGLLYVTGGAVLEDGDGTDLTQVYDPKTATWTEVSPMQIPRSGSAACTLKGKIYVIGGWHASKENTDKVECYNPKTNQWTMCAPMKERRFRPGVAVVDGKIYVLGGEEGWDRYHDTIERYCDETDSWEIVGEMSTSRSWLSCVSLLLTKQILSHI is encoded by the exons ATGTCTGAGCTTGTGGCAGCCAACTCTTTAAGTGGCACCATCCGGGAGGAGGCCGTCGCCCCCGCAGCTTCGGCGTCCTCGGGCGACGACTACCTGTTCGTAGAAGCCCGGCATCCCAACACGGTGCTGCAGGGCCTCAACAGCCTGCGGCTCTACAAGACCTTCTGCGATGTCACGCTGTGCTGCGGCGGCCAGGAGTTCCCCTGTCACCGCCTCGTCCTGGCATCCTTCAGCTCTTACTTCCAG ACCATGTTTACTACTGACCTGAAGGAGGCCAAACAAGACCGCGTGGCAATAAATGGACTTGAGCCGCAGATGGTCAGCATGCTTGTGAGCTATGCCTACACATCAGAGGTCTTCATTTCCAAGGCAAATGTACAG GCGCTGCTGGCCGCGGCCAACCTGCTGGACGTGATGGCCGTGCGAGAGGCCTGCTGCCGCTTTATGGAGCGTCAGATGGACGTGATGAACTGCGTGGGGATTCACTGCTTCGCCGAGGCCCACTCCTGTAAGCTGCTGGAGAAACGAAGTATGGACTACATCCTCGAGCACTTTAGCGATGTTTGTCAACAG GAGGAATTCTTGACTCTGTGTGCGGACAAACTCACTGAGATTCTTGCCAGCGACCACCTCAACGTGTCCAGGGAGGAGTTGGTGTTTGAGGCCGCTTTGCTGTGGCTAAATAAATGCCCGACTCGCAAGCAGAGCTTTGACAAG GTCTTGGAGCACGTCCGGCTGCCCCTCGTCAGCCCCTACTACCTCCACGACATGATCGAGTCTCTGGATGTGGTGAAAGAGAACCGGGGCTGCCAGAGGCTCATATCCGAGGCCAAAGACTACATGCTGCTGAAGGACCGTCGCAGGGAACTGTTCAGCTCCAGGATGCGGCCCCGTCGGTCCACGG GGACTTCGGAAGTCATCATCGCAGTCGGCGGGGAGGACGACAAAGTGGTTCTGCGCAGCGTGGAGAGCTTTGATCCCGTCACAAACAAATGGCGGGACCACGCCTGCCTGCCGTTCGCCGTGAGCAAGCACGGCTTGGTGGTGTCAG ACTCCATACTGTATTTAGCCGGAGGAGAGTTTCCCGACGGCTCGGCCAGCAGGGAGGTGTGGCGCTACGACACCTGTTTTGACACCTGGATGGAAATGGCGCCCATGAACACTTCTCGCGCTGAACTGG GCATGGTGATGCTGGACGGTTTCGTGTACGCCGTGGGCGGCTGGGAAGGCCGCTCTCGTCTGGCCTCGGTGGAGTGCTACAACCCCCACACCAACTCCTGGCAGTTCACGGGCTCAGTCAAGATGGCCGTCACAAGTCCCGCCGTTGTGGCCCTGGATGGTCTTCTCTACGTCACTG GTGGCGCGGTTCTGGAGGACGGCGACGGCACAGACCTCACGCAAGTGTATGACCCGAAAACTGCCACGTGGACGGAGGTTTCCCCCATGCAGATTCCTCGTTCCGGTTCAGCGGCTTGTACGCTGAAGGGGAAGATTTACGTCATAG GTGGCTGGCACGCCTCAAAGGAAAACACGGACAAGGTGGAGTGTTACAACCCCAAGACAAACCAGTGGACGATGTGCGCCCCCATGAAAGAACGCCGCTTCCGGCCCGGTGTCGCCGTGGTGGACGGGAAGATCTACGTCCTGGGAGGAGAGGAAGGATGGGACAG ATATCACGACACCATCGAGAGGTACTGCGACGAGACGGACTCTTGGGAAATCGTCGGGGAGATGTCCACCAGCCGCAGCTGGCTCAGCTGCGTGTCGCTCCTGCTGACGAAGCAGATCTTGTCGCACATCTAG
- the LOC133514028 gene encoding cytochrome b-c1 complex subunit 2, mitochondrial, whose translation MTSHVLHLCPTVDVSKSWGVMRPIRSLNNFSKRCYAAARPREALTEAYAAHKSSAVALPAPQNVQVSKLPNGLVIASLENYSPVSSVGVFVKAGSRYETAENQGVAHVLRLAANLTTKGVSAFKLCRGVEALGASLSAALSRESVVYTAECFRDDLDNILEYLVNVTTAQEFRPWEVNDLTPRINIDKDRAMRSPRLGVVEKLHEAAYKNALCNSLYCPDYMVGKVSPQQLHSFVDDHFTTGRMAVVGLGVSHSDLKQLAERFLSVRSGAGAPAVKASYRGGELRVQNKDQQVHALVVSEGGAAGSAEADAFVVLQRILGAGAHVKRGASVANKLSRGIAKATTRLFDASAFNASYSDSGLFGVYTVSQAHDADGVIRAAVAQVGGVAEGGVTADDVVRAKTQAKADYLMSIESSHGLMAEVGARALADGVYRPPESILRGVDAVTLEHVVKAARKFVDGKKTMAARGHLINTPFVDEL comes from the exons ATGACGTCACACGTCCTCCATCTTTGTCCTACTGTGGATGTCAGCAAGAGTTGGGGAGTCATGCGACCGATTCGCTCTTTAAACAATTTCTCT AAACGATGCTATGCTGCTGCCAGGCCAAGGGAGGCTCTAACTGAGGCCTACGCGGCACACAAGTCGTCCGCAGTGGCACTGCCCGCCCCTCAAAATGTCCAG gTGTCTAAGCTCCCAAACGGTTTGGTGATCGCATCCTTGGAGAACTACTCCCCGGTGTCCAGCGTGGGCGTGTTTGTGAAAGCGGGGAGTCGCTATGAGACGGCGGAGAACCAGGGTGTGGCTCACGTCCTGCGACTGGCTGCAaacttg ACTACGAAAGGCGTTTCTGCCTTTAAGCTCTGCCGCGGCGTGGAAGCACTCGGAGCCAGTCTGAG TGCCGCATTATCTAGAGAAAGCGTGGTCTACACTGCAGAGTGCTTCCGGGATGACCT tGATAATATTTTGGAGTATTTAGTCAACGTGACCACGGCGCAGGAGTTCAGGCCCTGGGAAGTGAACGATCTGACACCCAGGATCAACATCGACAAGGATCGGGCAATGCGGTCCCCTCGATTAG GTGTCGTTGAGAAGTTGCATGAGGCGGCTTACAAAAACGCCCTGTGCAACTCTTTGTACTGCCCGGACTACATGGTTGGCAAAGTCTCTCCTCAGCAA CTGCACTCATTTGTCGACGACCATTTCACGACGGGCAGGATGGCCGTCGTCGGGCTGG GTGTGTCGCACTCTGACCTGAAGCAGCTGGCCGAGCGGTTCCTCAGTGTCCGCAGCGGGGCCGGAGCGCCTGCGGTTAAAGCGTCTTACCGCGGAG GCGAGCTTCGTGTTCAGAACAAGGATCAGCAGGTTCACGCATTGGTGGTCAGCGAAGGCGGCGCGGCGGGCAGCGCCGAGGCCGACGCCTTTGTCGTGCTGCAAAGGATCCTGGGAGCCGGGGCACACGTGAAGCGGGGCGCGAGCGTTGCCAATAAACTGAGCCGGGGTATTGCCAAGGCAACCACGCGGCTCTTTGAC GCCTCCGCCTTCAATGCCTCCTACTCCGACTCGGGTCTGTTCGGCGTCTACACCGTCTCGCAAGCCCACGACGCCGACGGG GTGATCAGAGCGGCCGTCGCTCAAGTGGGCGGCGTGGCCGAGGGCGGCGTGACGGCGGACGACGTCGTCAGAGCAAA GACTCAGGCCAAAGCGGATTATCTGATGTCAATCGAGAGTTCGCACGGCCTCATGGCGGAGGTGGGCGCTCGGGCTCTGGCCGACGGAGTCTACAGGCCGCCCGAGTCGATCCTCCGGGGCGTCGACGCCGTCACCCTGGAGCATGTTGTCAAG